The sequence below is a genomic window from Malassezia restricta chromosome IV, complete sequence.
CGCTTTCGCCGGCCGTGAAAATCGAACCTCAGGACTTTGGGTCAGAGCAATGGGAACAAGATTTTTTAAGGATGCTCGAGGAGTTAGACAAGGCGGAAGCACAACCAAATGCGTAGGCAGACGTGCATGAATCTAATCACTATACATTGTTCCGCAGCGTTCTCTATTCCGAAAAAATGTATGTTAGAACAGGTATCTATTCGTCACTTGGACGACGCATCGAGGCCATTGCAGAGCTGAATGAGCTGGCTCATAAGGACACCACCCGAGTTTGACACATCCTGTGTGTCAGGGGCAGAGCTATTGGTGTTGTTTCCAGCGCGAAGCTTGTAGTCCTCGATAAAAAATTTAACCGCATCTTTTGCTTGTGTCGTAGAAACGCCTTTGGGCGAGCTGATTGAAGCCAACCGCAACGGAGCTTCCAGTAATGGATCCATGCTGGAAAGCTCATTTATGCACGCACCTTTTTTAACGGCTATGGCCACGTGATTTCGACGAGCCTAGACACATGTGGCGCGCGATCCGTCTTTAGCTCTTACACTTGGCAAGCATGGAGTACGTGAAGCTTGCGGTGACGCATCCGTCGGAGCTCCGTTCTCTGATCACATATAAAGTATGGCGTGATCCTGTGCACGACTTCAGGCGGAATCCTGAGGCAAGTGGCTTTGAtcgtgagcgcatgcgGGCGTGCTGGTCATTCCTGGATGCGACGAGTCGTAGCTTTGCTGCTGTGATCAAGGAGCTGAAAGGTGAGCTGAGTCGCGTCATTTGCATCTTCTATCTCGTACTGCGTGGACTTGACACTGTCGAAGACGACATGACGCTGAAGCCTGAGGTCAAGATCCCACTTCTGCTGGACTTCCATAAGAAACTGAACGAACCGGGCTGGAACTTCACGGGCAGTGGCCCGAACGAGAAAGATCGCCAGCTTCTGGTAGAGTTCGACAAGGTAATTGACGAGTACCAGCTTCTGAACGAAGGATGCCGCTTTGTCATTGCTGACATTTGTGCGCGCATGGGTGCTGGAATGGCGTCCTACATTGAGCTGGGCAACTCGCCGGCAGGCCTGACGATGCAAACGTGGGGCGACTATGACCTGTATTGCCACTTTGTTGCTGGTCTTGTAGGTGAAGGCTTGTCGGGACTGTTTGTGCAGACGCAAATTGAAAGACCGCTCATTGGCCTACAATTGTCCCTGTCGAATCACATGGGTCTATTCTTGCAAAAGACAAACATTATCCGCGACTATGCCGAAGACTGCCGCGAGGGCCGTTCGTTTTGGCCGAAGGAGTGCTGGGGTACAGACGGTGTGTTTGCGCACCAGGGCGAAGTCCAACGTGGCGTGATTGAAACACGTCGCGGTTCGGGTTCGTACAAGTTTGCCGACACGATTGAAGGTCGGAAGGCAAGACAAGTGCTGTCGGCTATGCTTCTTgatgccatgtcgcatGTGACGAGCTCACTCGAGTACCTGATCCTGCTTCGTGACCAAAGTGTGTTCAACTTTTGCGCGACACCTCAGGTCATGGCCATCGCGACTCTCGGCAAACTTGTGGAGAATGCCGACGTGTACAAAAAGAACGTCAAAATCCGCAAGTCCCTCGCCGTGCGCCTAATTCTGCGCTCGACAAACCCACGCGATGTCGCAACGATCTTTCTCAACTTTGCGCGCGAAATCCACCAGAAACTGAGCGCCGATGATCCCAACTATGTCCGCTGGTGTGTTGAGCTCGGGCGCATACAAATGTGGTGCGAGTACAACTTCCCATCGTATGTGCTCAGCGCGTACCGTAACAAGAACTCAGACATCCGGGCTCACACGTACCAGTCGTGGGTGTTTGCACGCGACCGCGAAATCCGGTACAAGGCCCTTGGTAAGTCGGAACAACAACTTAGTGCCGAGGCTGAGGCCGAGCGCCTTCTTGAAACCGACAAGGGTGCGTACAAAATGCTCTTCGGGGTGATCGGCCTAGCGCTTGTCTTGATTATTTTGATTGCCTACGGGTGCTGGATGTTTGTGTGGTACACGATCGAGGGCCGCGTGGACCCCTTGTCTCTCTTCCTCTATTACTCCTACCGACTAGCCAGAGAGCGTATCTGGGACATGAAAATCACGCTGAGCCCACTGTTCTGGTACAGGTTCTGGTCTTCTCTGTTTGACCAGGCTGGAAGTCTTACCATGGAAGACATGCGTGTCTACCACGGACACTAGGTACTCATAGCTATGAACTCTCTTTGAGCCGCTGCCTCTCTTTCCTGCCAAGCCGCTTCTTTTTCGGCTGCTCTTGTGGCTGTTCTCGCGCGTCCATATCGTCGCGGAACCGCTTCAGGCGCTTTTTCAGGTTGGCCGGTCGGGTCGGTCCACGGCGGTATGGTTGCATGTGCTTGAGACCCACAACGTTGTTCAGGTCAGCGTCATCTGCCATCAGGATATCGACAGCACTCAAACCGTAACTGTCCTTCGGTACAGATGCGTACTTGAACCGCGTCGGTGTATCACCAATCATGTCCTCGTAGCCCAAGTTGTAGTACTCGTCCATCAGCTCACGGGCCTCTTTCTGGCGGTCTGCCTCAGGCACGCGATTCTCGATCTTTTCTGCATCCATGTCATTTTCGTCCACGGCATCATCTGCGTCTTGCTGCTTCTTGGCAGCTTTTTTCTCCTTCTTCTTAAGTGCCTTGCGCTCCTTCTTGGACAGCTTCGTGTCCTGACCGTCTACAAAGTCAGCGTCCATGACGTCCTCTGCGCTGTTCTTGTTCTTTTTGCTCTTTTTCTCCGGCTTAGACTCAGCCGCAATAATTTCGTCAATGTCTTGATCCCACTGTGGCTTGTCATTGTCGGCTTGGGCATAGTATGCATCATCGAATTGCGCCTGCATGAGCCGATCATGCTCCTCGGGGTCAAAGTCCTTGTCGAAGTCTACGCCATCGAATGCATGTCCATCCATGCGGTTGTCACTGCCTGATACTTGACGCAGCTTCTTGAGCTTTTCGGCGATTTCCTGGCGCTTGAGagccttgagctgctcaagctcTCGCATCTTGGTCTTTTTCTCGCTCTTTTTGCGCTCAGTTCGCTCGTGCCGTGCCTTTTTACGACGGTCATCTGGTCTTCGGATAGAGTCTTCCGTATGTCTTGGAAAGCTATCAATGGCGAATGCTTTTTGAGCAAGAGATGGATCTTCAAAGCGGAAGTTGTAGGCATGCTCAAATGCATCAGCTGCCGAGTCGAACGAAGCCTCCGATTCAAGCTCTGCGGCCTCAGCTTCCCAATCGCGGGCATTTGGTGCAGTCGTCGGCAGATCAGTGTCGACCCATCCGCGATTCATGATGTAATTCATTAAGAAGTCTTCGCTTTCTTTGGACCGCGATGCATCGTCGGTGTGATCTCGGAGCAGGCTGCGAATCTGGTCCTCATTACCCTCGTTGCCGAGCGCATTCATCAATGCCGAACGGTATGTATCTTCACCATCAGCCTTACGAACGTGAAAcaagtcgtcgtcctcgccgTCTTCCCGTGCTGCATCGAGGAACTCGGCACGGATGGCTTCCTGCTCGGCGTCATGCGTTGCTGGCATCTTCGTGTCGATGGCCGGCTCTGGTTGACGCATAGTAGCATCTGCAATGTCTTTGGCAGGATCGCTCGAGTTCTtcatggcatcgagcacgCGGCTGCGTTGGTAGTCTTGCAGCGTCATTTTTTttgagctgctgctcctAGCACTCGGTGCTCCTTTCCTtagctgcgcctgctcgatATCGAACACACGATTATCTGCATCATACAGATCACTTCCTTTTTCTCGAATGCGCTGCAGTGTGCGCAGAATCGCCGCATCCACCTGAGGTgtgagctgctcgccgtcctcgtcctcggtCACATCTTCTGAGTCCGACTCGTCACTGTCCCCCTCTTCTTCTCCGTATTTCTGCTGAAGCTGCTCAAGATGTACTCTCCGCTTGTTATGTTGATACCTTTCAGCATACGACTGGTTGATGgagagctgctgctcgtCTGGCGCCTCGGCTGCGTCTTCAAACAGGTCTACCATCGTCGTTAGAGGTCGTGCGCTGATCGGCCGAGCAAAAAAAGTTGTAGCTCCACCACCTTTTTTTCTTACAGCTACGATGGGCGACACTCCAGGCGTTCACCGCTATGTGTCGTTCCACGAGCGGCTCAAGCATATCAATATCGACCTGGCGCGTGAGTCTGGTACCACATGGGGTGCAGCATCGGGCCTACAAGTGTCGGGCCTGGATGCGCCTGCGAGTGTGTTTGCTGAAGCGACAGGCGCAGCCGATGTCTCGACCGTGGCCGAGGCGTCCGACATACACAGCACGGCGTTTGGCACGGCGCTTGAGCAGTGGTACGAGCTGAACCTGAGTCTACCATTCCACACATTCCATGCGCGTGTTATGCCCATGGCCCAGTCTCTCGTGCTGCTCCTGCACCACCGCGACGAGATCGCcgctgcgctcgacacgTTCCTTAGCGACACGCAGCACTGGCTCGCATGGGACGCGCTCTTGGATCttgtgccgcgcatggcctTTGACCTAGGACCTGAGTTTTTGCATGTGTACCAAAGGCTTCTTACCGCCGTGTTGCGTGCTtcgtgcacgatgcacAAGAACCTGACgcacggcgacgatgcactAGCTGCTCGGATTGTTGAGCGCGCCTTCCACAGTGCTGCATGGCTTTTTCGTGCCGTGTCGTCGCTCATGCGAACTGACGCTCCCGATATCCTACTTACGAGCTGGTCGATTGTGCGTGGCGTCTTGATCGACAAGCAGACCACATCTCATGCATGGCGCTTTGCTACGGAAGCTCTATCTCATCTTATCCGCAAGGCGCCCATCTCTCACCTCCATGCACTCCAGGCACGCATGATCGCTGATGCCGATGACGCATCGGCAGAGGGGATCGCTGCCACATGGGCGAATAGCTGCCAGTCCGCCTCCCATACCCTGCACTCAAGAACTCGAGAGATGCTGTCCTGTGTGCttgtgctggatgcgcagcCTGTTGAGTTGGTCCGCCGCCTTGGATCATGGATCATCACCTCGTTGGTGCATCACGCCCATGCGGAGGACATGGACCCTGTCTTTGATATGCTTCTGTGTGCTGACGCATCTGGCGACGCTTTACATACGCAGCTGGTGTGGATCACGACAGCTGTGGGCACACGAAAAGGGACGCGCGTATCTGATGACGCTGAGGCGCGCCTACTAGGATGGCTCCTGCACCTGGACGAGCGACTTGTGTGGACCGCGGACCATGTACCGCTCCTCGAGGCGTATACGGCACTCGTATCTGCGGCGCTTCTCCGTGCACGTGTCCAGGACATGACATCGCATGGCAAGCGCCTACTAGATGCCTTTGCACAGCGGCCGACTCGCGACCACTTTGCTGTGCCTTGGTcagcgctgcatggcctgaTCCGCGTCCTCAGCGATCCCGCCgtggcatggcgcagctTTCGCGCCTTTGGCCTGCCAGGTGCCCTTGATGCCACGACTCGAGCGTTGGAAgtggacgaggcgtccGCTTTGGCGCTGCTAGTGCAGCTCGAGTCTCAAGGTCACTTGGCGCcgctcctcgaggcgccgccaACGACGGTGGTCCTCCGCTGGGcgaagcgcatgcgccacacTGTCCAGCGCCGTATTGATGCCCTTGCCGAGCACCTCGAGCGCACCTCGCTGGATACCGCTGGGTGGGAGTGCCTGCTGGCTGTCCCACTCGCATACCTCTTTCCAGCGCACATCGATACGCTCGCGACGTCGCTAGTGCGGTGCATCCATGCGGCTAAGGACGCCGACGTGCTGGGCATTCTGATGGCGTCTCTTGTGCGCTGCAAAGCAACGCGCGCGATCAGTGACATGCTGGCGGATACGAACACGTTTGTGCGTCTGCTCCAACCGAATCGTGCCGTGCTCCCGGCCATGGCTGACATGGTGCGCATGTCCCAGCGTCAGCTCGACGTGTCGGTCGTATGGCCTTGTCTCACTGACGCCATCCGCGACTCGGACCGCGTTCTCGTGCGTGCGGCTCTCGATATCCTTGCGTCGACGGTACACGACACGACCAACGTATTCAAGATGCTCTCCGATGTTGAGGGCATGGCACTCGAAGTCCAAAcgatcgcgacgcgcaACACTAAACTGCgacagacgcagcgcgaggcatgCCGCGTCCTTGCGCGCGACGACATACAGCTCGAAGCACTCGTGCACTATACGGTCGGCACGCTCCGGCTCAATTTCCGGCCAGTGTGGGCCGCGAGTCGTGATACGCTCGTAGCCCTGTGCTCAGCGGTGCCCGAGTCCGTGTGGCGTGTCTCGTTCGCCGAGCTCCGTATGACGGAGGCTCTTCTCCAGCAAGGCACGCTTCGAGTGCCTGCTTCTGTGGAGTCAGAGGCTGAGGAGGACGTGGAGACCACGGCCCTTGCTTCGCTGACCGATGCCGCCTGGCAGCAGCGGTGGCAGTGGATGCAGCGGCACCTATGCCTtacgagcacgtcgcccacgACTATGGCGCAAGacatgctgcatgcgcgcagcgcagcgccgGATGTGCGACTGGACGTTGCACACTATGCGAGCGAGATACTGCGTCTGTATGCGCAGCACGTATCGCTGCCTGAGCGGCACAGTGCAGCGTTTGTGCCGCATGTCCAAGCGCAGTGGACGTCCATCGTCGATGCTGACGAGGCGGTCATGCcgacggcgctgcgtgctgagcgcctgcgtctcATTCTCGATGTGTTTGGTGCCTTCCATCACGCTGCACGGatgcacgacgcggctgACATGAAGGCGCGGTTCCTGGCTCTGTGTGCGGATCCGGAGCTGgtcgtgcagcgtgcggcTCTGGACTGCCTTCTGACGTGGCGAGACGCATGGCTCGTTGCGCACACGGAGAAACTGCATGCGCTTCTCGAGCCCGCCAAGTTCCGCGACAcccttgcgcagctcgatttgtccgcctcgtccgaGCAGTGGggctcggcacggccgCTGACGATGCAGGTCATCCTGCGCCTCCTGTATGGCATGCTGGTCTCACGGCGCGGTCTGCGCACGAGTGGGgcaggccaaggcgcgcggcgcacggccatTCTTGCGGCGCTATTCGAGTGTGCGCCCGATGAGCTGGGCCTGCTAGCTGACCTCATGCTGACGTCGTTTGCGGATCGTCTCCCTGAGCCACGCAAGCAGCTCGGTTTCCTCGGTCTGCTGGGCGACGTTCTCGAGCATCTAGGCAAGCCGCTTGCTccctcgatgccgcgctTCGTGCATGTGGTCATTGCGATcgcagcgagcgccgaGCCCAGCGATccgacgatgcgcctgctccGCCGGACGGCCCTTCGGCGACTTGCTGATCTTGTGCGCTACGCCCACGTCGACTGGGCGCCGTTCCGCACGCGCATCCTCGACGACATTGTACTCCCGCGTCTGAAGACGTTCGCCGAGGACAGTGTCCAATCGCCATCGTCCCTCTTGGATCTGTGCAACGCATGGGCCTCGCAGCACTCGACCCTGTTGTGCTTCCTCagcgacgagcgcgtccTGAGCGGCGTGTATGCCGGTCTGTCGAGCGCGAGTATCAAGCCTGCTGTGGCGCACACGATCTTGGATATCGCTGAGCGTATTCACGACGCggcgagcgacgacgacgaagtTCGCGACGTGATTGTGGCgcccacagcgcctgcgctgctcacgcaccttgTGCCACTCGTTCGACACACGGTACACGCGTCGTTCGCCTACGAACTCGCCTCGCGCGAACGTGATGAGCTCCTGCGCAAAGAGCTCAGCACCATGTCATACCTGGCGCCGCACATGACGAGGGCCGACGAGGCAGCCGCCGTACTTCAtctgctcgtgccgctcatGGAGCACAGTGCACGCGCCGTGCAAGAACGCGTCAAGACGGAACTCCTGCGCACGGTGACTCTCCTCCTGCCGCGCGCCGGGCATGCCGGCCcggacgtcgacgtgctgTACGCTCTCTTTGCGCGCCTCGGAGCTGAGCTCCAGtcgccgcctgcacgcgCGCAGTACACCCTGGCGTTGTCTGAGCTCGCCAACATTGACCATGGTCTGAAGCGCGTCACGACATGGGTCGCACAGCTCAATGCGTACCACAAGCTGCATGAGCCGGATATGGATACGCGTCTCGAGGCATGGGACGCCATCCTCGCTCCTAGCCCAGCCATCGACGCCCGCGAATGGCATGCTCTCCTGTACCAGGCCCTTTTTTTCGTGATGGACAccgacgagctcgtgctCCGTACGAATGCCGCTGCGCTGCTCCAGCACTTTGTCAAAGCGTCCGTGAGCGTGGATACCCTCCCCCTGGTGCGCGACGTGTTCCTGCCGTCCGTGtaccgccgcctgcacaCGCGCGCTGAGCCCGTGCGCAAGGAGCTGTTCAACGTGCTGggcgtcgccgtcgccgagctgcacacgcacctGCCGCCGTTGGCGGAGCTGCACGTCCTCCTtgccggcgacgacgaagcAAGTGTATTCACGAATCTCTTCCATATCCAAGCGCAccgccgcgtgcgcgccatgcaccgcCTCGCAGACGCAGCGAGTCAGCTGCGCAGCAAGACGCTCTCTGAGCTCCTCGTCCCGCTCGTCTGGCACTTTCTGCTGCCCAACGCCTCCGGTGGCATCGACATGAACATGGCGAACGAGGCCCTTGCGTGCATCCGCCGCATGGCCTCGCACCTGCAGTGGGGCCACTACTACTTTTGGCTCAAGCGCTTCCTACGCGAGCTCCAGGAACATGTGGCGAAGGACGACACGTCCGCTACGGAACGACTGCACGTGCGTGGCATTGTCGGTGTGCTGGAAGCGTTCCACTTCGACTGCACCCAGCACGTGGACCATGTGGATGAGGATGCGACACCGACACAGCCCGACGGGCCGCCGGCCGCCGTGTCCCTGCACCTTGCCACTACGATCTCGACGCGTGTCCTTCCGCCTCTCTACGAGGCCCTGCATGCGGATGAAAACCGTCTGCCACCCCGTCTGCCCCTCATTGTCGGAGCCGCGCGTCTGGCGCTGCATCTCCCGGCGGACCGCCGCCCCGTCGAGCTGTTCAAGGTGTTTGGCGAGCTGGGCCGTGCCCTCCGCAGCAAGCTCCAGTCGACGCGCGATACATGCCGAGCGATCGCCCTCCAAATGCTGCAGGCGATCGGCGCGACGTACCTGCCGGacgtcgtgcacgagctccgGCGCATGCTCACTCGCGGCCCGCAACTAGCCGTATGTGCTTACACGATTCACAGCCTGCTTGTCGCGCTCAGCACCGGGGACGCACCGCCTCTCACACTGCTGGaccgcggcgtgcgtgatATCACCGAGGCCGTCATGGAAGACCTGTTTGGCCTCACCAGTGAAGACCGCGTGACCGTCGAGTTCCGCACCAAAGTCAGGGAGCTGCGGCAGAGCAAGAGTCTCGACTCATTTGAGCACCTCGCTCGTCTCGCCGATCCAGCGTCTCTGCAAGAGCTCCTCATCCCCCTGCGCGGCGTCCTCGCCACGTCCATCGAGCCCAAGGTCGTGCACACCGCACACGAATGTCTGCACCGCATCGCATCCGGCATGAGTGCGAATCCGCATCTCGATGCTCAAGCGTTCCTCGTGCTGTGCTACACCCTCATTGCCCGCGGTGAAAAGGCACTCCAAAGCCGCGTCGATCAAGCGCCCCACCTCGCACAAAACGCTCATCTGTTTGTCGAGCTTGGCCTCGATCTGCTCACGACCGCACTtcgtcgctcgcgcttcgACATGCACGACCAAGACACGGTCGccaagctcgtgccgctgatTCGGGCGGTCGGCGAGACGCTGTatgcgcgccatgcacctgtcgtcgagcgtggcttgcgtgccgctgcggcCCTCGCACGGTGCCCACTGCCCACGCTGGATGAGGCTCTGCCCGTCATGCAAAAGCAGATGCTCGTACTTCTCCGGCATGCCGGCGGCATTCACTCCGCCATCGCACAAACGACACTCCGTGCTCTCTCTGTGGTCATTCGCGAAGGCCGCGCTAAAGCGCCACCAGCTCAGCACCTCACCGAGCTCTTGCACCTCGTGTCGTCGGACCTGGACGCGCCCGAGTCCCAGGGCAGCATCTTTGCTCTACTGCGCGCCATCGTGTCACGCGCGTTTGTCGTGCCTGAGATCTACGATGTCATGGACCGcatcgccgagctgctcgtcaCGAGTCACGACGCGCAAGTCCGCGAGGTGTGCCGGTCCTTGTACCTCGCCTTCCTCCTCGACTATCCACAGGGCCACGGCCGTCTCAAGAACCAGCTCGAGTTCCTCGCGAAGCATCTCGCCTACGAAAGCGAAggcggccggcgcagcgtcctggagctcgtcggcgcgaTCCTCGCCAAGTTCTCACCAGAAGTCGTCGCTCAGTACGCACAACTCTTCTTTGTGGCTCTCGTGATGCAGCTGGCGAACGAAGAATCGACAGCCTGCAGAAAGCAAGCGGCCGATGTGCTCGGCACACTCCTGCATGTCTTGCCAGCCAACGAGCGCGATGGACTCCTGCGCATGACCCGGCCGTGGGCCATggcgcaaggcacgccccAAGCTCAGAAACTCGCTGCCGTGGCTTTACGCGTGTATGACATTGCCGCAGCGTCCGAGTGCCCTGCCTGGGCGGCCCAGGACGCAGCTACCGCTGTGGCTCATGTGCTCACCCACAGCGccgaggccatggacgaggatgTCGTGTCATGGCATCTGACCTACCAGGCCCTCCAAACCATGCAGACACTGGC
It includes:
- a CDS encoding farnesyl-diphosphate farnesyltransferase, which encodes MEYVKLAVTHPSELRSLITYKVWRDPVHDFRRNPEASGFDRERMRACWSFLDATSRSFAAVIKELKGELSRVICIFYLVLRGLDTVEDDMTLKPEVKIPLLLDFHKKLNEPGWNFTGSGPNEKDRQLLVEFDKVIDEYQLLNEGCRFVIADICARMGAGMASYIELGNSPAGLTMQTWGDYDLYCHFVAGLVGEGLSGLFVQTQIERPLIGLQLSLSNHMGLFLQKTNIIRDYAEDCREGRSFWPKECWGTDGVFAHQGEVQRGVIETRRGSGSYKFADTIEGRKARQVLSAMLLDAMSHVTSSLEYLILLRDQSVFNFCATPQVMAIATLGKLVENADVYKKNVKIRKSLAVRLILRSTNPRDVATIFLNFAREIHQKLSADDPNYVRWCVELGRIQMWCEYNFPSYVLSAYRNKNSDIRAHTYQSWVFARDREIRYKALGKSEQQLSAEAEAERLLETDKGAYKMLFGVIGLALVLIILIAYGCWMFVWYTIEGRVDPLSLFLYYSYRLARERIWDMKITLSPLFWYRFWSSLFDQAGSLTMEDMRVYHGH
- a CDS encoding protein KRI1 → MVDLFEDAAEAPDEQQLSINQSYAERYQHNKRRVHLEQLQQKYGEEEGDSDESDSEDVTEDEDGEQLTPQVDAAILRTLQRIREKGSDLYDADNRVFDIEQAQLRKGAPSARSSSSKKMTLQDYQRSRVLDAMKNSSDPAKDIADATMRQPEPAIDTKMPATHDAEQEAIRAEFLDAAREDGEDDDLFHVRKADGEDTYRSALMNALGNEGNEDQIRSLLRDHTDDASRSKESEDFLMNYIMNRGWVDTDLPTTAPNARDWEAEAAELESEASFDSAADAFEHAYNFRFEDPSLAQKAFAIDSFPRHTEDSIRRPDDRRKKARHERTERKKSEKKTKMRELEQLKALKRQEIAEKLKKLRQVSGSDNRMDGHAFDGVDFDKDFDPEEHDRLMQAQFDDAYYAQADNDKPQWDQDIDEIIAAESKPEKKSKKNKNSAEDVMDADFVDGQDTKLSKKERKALKKKEKKAAKKQQDADDAVDENDMDAEKIENRVPEADRQKEARELMDEYYNLGYEDMIGDTPTRFKYASVPKDSYGLSAVDILMADDADLNNVVGLKHMQPYRRGPTRPANLKKRLKRFRDDMDAREQPQEQPKKKRLGRKERQRLKESS
- a CDS encoding U3 small nucleolar RNA-associated protein 20, with the protein product MGDTPGVHRYVSFHERLKHINIDLARESGTTWGAASGLQVSGLDAPASVFAEATGAADVSTVAEASDIHSTAFGTALEQWYELNLSLPFHTFHARVMPMAQSLVLLLHHRDEIAAALDTFLSDTQHWLAWDALLDLVPRMAFDLGPEFLHVYQRLLTAVLRASCTMHKNLTHGDDALAARIVERAFHSAAWLFRAVSSLMRTDAPDILLTSWSIVRGVLIDKQTTSHAWRFATEALSHLIRKAPISHLHALQARMIADADDASAEGIAATWANSCQSASHTLHSRTREMLSCVLVLDAQPVELVRRLGSWIITSLVHHAHAEDMDPVFDMLLCADASGDALHTQLVWITTAVGTRKGTRVSDDAEARLLGWLLHLDERLVWTADHVPLLEAYTALVSAALLRARVQDMTSHGKRLLDAFAQRPTRDHFAVPWSALHGLIRVLSDPAVAWRSFRAFGLPGALDATTRALEVDEASALALLVQLESQGHLAPLLEAPPTTVVLRWAKRMRHTVQRRIDALAEHLERTSLDTAGWECLLAVPLAYLFPAHIDTLATSLVRCIHAAKDADVLGILMASLVRCKATRAISDMLADTNTFVRLLQPNRAVLPAMADMVRMSQRQLDVSVVWPCLTDAIRDSDRVLVRAALDILASTVHDTTNVFKMLSDVEGMALEVQTIATRNTKLRQTQREACRVLARDDIQLEALVHYTVGTLRLNFRPVWAASRDTLVALCSAVPESVWRVSFAELRMTEALLQQGTLRVPASVESEAEEDVETTALASLTDAAWQQRWQWMQRHLCLTSTSPTTMAQDMLHARSAAPDVRLDVAHYASEILRLYAQHVSLPERHSAAFVPHVQAQWTSIVDADEAVMPTALRAERLRLILDVFGAFHHAARMHDAADMKARFLALCADPELVVQRAALDCLLTWRDAWLVAHTEKLHALLEPAKFRDTLAQLDLSASSEQWGSARPLTMQVILRLLYGMLVSRRGLRTSGAGQGARRTAILAALFECAPDELGLLADLMLTSFADRLPEPRKQLGFLGLLGDVLEHLGKPLAPSMPRFVHVVIAIAASAEPSDPTMRLLRRTALRRLADLVRYAHVDWAPFRTRILDDIVLPRLKTFAEDSVQSPSSLLDLCNAWASQHSTLLCFLSDERVLSGVYAGLSSASIKPAVAHTILDIAERIHDAASDDDEVRDVIVAPTAPALLTHLVPLVRHTVHASFAYELASRERDELLRKELSTMSYLAPHMTRADEAAAVLHLLVPLMEHSARAVQERVKTELLRTVTLLLPRAGHAGPDVDVLYALFARLGAELQSPPARAQYTLALSELANIDHGLKRVTTWVAQLNAYHKLHEPDMDTRLEAWDAILAPSPAIDAREWHALLYQALFFVMDTDELVLRTNAAALLQHFVKASVSVDTLPLVRDVFLPSVYRRLHTRAEPVRKELFNVLGVAVAELHTHLPPLAELHVLLAGDDEASVFTNLFHIQAHRRVRAMHRLADAASQLRSKTLSELLVPLVWHFLLPNASGGIDMNMANEALACIRRMASHLQWGHYYFWLKRFLRELQEHVAKDDTSATERLHVRGIVGVLEAFHFDCTQHVDHVDEDATPTQPDGPPAAVSLHLATTISTRVLPPLYEALHADENRLPPRLPLIVGAARLALHLPADRRPVELFKVFGELGRALRSKLQSTRDTCRAIALQMLQAIGATYLPDVVHELRRMLTRGPQLAVCAYTIHSLLVALSTGDAPPLTLLDRGVRDITEAVMEDLFGLTSEDRVTVEFRTKVRELRQSKSLDSFEHLARLADPASLQELLIPLRGVLATSIEPKVVHTAHECLHRIASGMSANPHLDAQAFLVLCYTLIARGEKALQSRVDQAPHLAQNAHLFVELGLDLLTTALRRSRFDMHDQDTVAKLVPLIRAVGETLYARHAPVVERGLRAAAALARCPLPTLDEALPVMQKQMLVLLRHAGGIHSAIAQTTLRALSVVIREGRAKAPPAQHLTELLHLVSSDLDAPESQGSIFALLRAIVSRAFVVPEIYDVMDRIAELLVTSHDAQVREVCRSLYLAFLLDYPQGHGRLKNQLEFLAKHLAYESEGGRRSVLELVGAILAKFSPEVVAQYAQLFFVALVMQLANEESTACRKQAADVLGTLLHVLPANERDGLLRMTRPWAMAQGTPQAQKLAAVALRVYDIAAASECPAWAAQDAATAVAHVLTHSAEAMDEDVVSWHLTYQALQTMQTLARDAHAWTSLAACIPHVLTLLTLPHAWCRIAACRVLGAYFAAGHTLDASEYVRAARQLVAQLYSAFLDDALVLQIVRNLVFLGKAFANGDADGVEDSDSDDVEDDVAPRLAWLYTKLSHTARLDDGHTRPASGPQRVGAVLKWFAAMATQLDASITTHFLVHILSPLQRVTDDEQAPDDLKTLASEVQDLIQAQVETTAFTRAYAHVKQTRLEKRRVRKHERLMEDVMDPERAAKRRASRNTAKHESRKRKHAHFRDIRQSGKRTKKTD